The DNA region tcgcttaacaggcttccgtgtctagtagcaggggatcaccaaatcctccaggcaggaacctaggtatgttaacaataaaagaggaaaagagattggtaaatcataatgtgatgctgtccttggtccttaagaataggtcaagttgcctcttgaaggactcctgagaagtcgcttggactagctcggctggcagcgaattccagcttttgacaactcttaaggagtagaaattgtgtctacattccgtcttgctatgttgtgtttccagtttctgggtgttaccccttaggttattgttcgaactaagcttaagtaggtgtttaagaggatgtccagaagtgttaagaatactataagccattaataaatcacctctaagacgcctatattctagtgggtaaaggtctagtgaacggaggcgttcttcgtaaggtttagatttgagtcctcgaactgatttcgtggctcgccgttggatacgctccaaagtgaccttgtccttttggagtgagggggggagtgCTATGTTGCCGTACTCTAAATTGGGGCGGACGAAACTactgaagattgtatggaaagttcgtccgtcaaactgtccaaaaatgcgcctcaacgttaccagtgcaaagtctgctcggaaggcatttttgtcacagttagcgtaagactttaaatcatggggcaccaggactcctaaatccttttcgacttgggatactgctagagaggagtttcctaagttgtaactgtagtttgcaacatgtcgcagatggactactttacactttgaagtgttaaaggtaagtccgttatcgtccgcccaactttgaagtcgagtcagatcctcccgaagtgcctgtatatcgtcttggttgcgtatctctctccaaagtttcacgtcgtcggcaaaaagtaataagtctgacgttacctgttgaggaagatcatttatgtagatcaagaaaaGAGGCCCTAGctctgagccctgggggaccccactaggacattccatagcctgagataaagtgaaattaaccctaacgttaaagtgtcgattttttaggtatgaagtaagccagtcGATTAGACGtcgtttgatacctagtcgtttgagcttattgataagacatatatggttaaccttatcaaaagcttttaagaaatcaaggtaaatgatatccacctttcccttgcgatcgaggatgcttgtccatctgtccaccgcagtcagcaggttggttatacaagagtgacccttcctgaaaccatgctgttggggtgagaagaaatttaaggacagtagatagtcgtttaaaccgtcgcatatcagggactccatgagttttgaaggtaatgacagaagagccaccggccgataacttgaaggttcattgcgtcgacctcctttgaaaattggtgtgatgtgagccaacttccaattttccggtaatttgcctcggcttagcgagtgtgaaaacatcacgctaagcggcgttgccaggattgaggctgcctccatcaatatggcaggatgaaccatatccgggtcaggagaagtgtcaagtcttaggtgctgcaatttccggaacaccaagtcagcgcttaggtctacttcggaaagtcctgtggagtcgcagatgaaactgtcgtcagtaaagttggtgtcagccggttgaaatgtttgagagtaatgtgccgccagaaggttagcggcgtcgccatcgttgtcgGTCGGGCCGtcaagacctagcagttgagaaactcctgttttggcttgacgaagagaggccgTATagcggaataggcttctagagttagaggcaaatttgtccataagctttgtctggtactgaagcctgtcttctcttatagcctttgtgcatatgttcctgatatgtttatattgcctatacgctccgtcgttatcagttcgtttgtattctgcccaacagtgccttttgcggcttggcaggcgaagggtacggttcttgattactgtaggtggcttgcagcttttgggaaccgtttgtgGAACTGAATGGTTGGTAGCACATAAGAgagtgtgcagtaagaagtcccaatgactgtccacatcgagttgagggtgaacatcccaaaccacctgtcgtagatagtcatgtagagctggcacattcagccgtttaaaattccaacgcaaattattgttgggataccttagcttagttttgatgacaaaactgaaggctatgacggcatgatcactctttcccagaggagccaggattgagaggttgtcaactaggaattcttcgtttgtgaatacacagtctaagcgcgatggtgcctgactgtttctccaacgagttgccgacctcacattttcatataagcccaagtcatcgatgaggttgaagaaccgagcttcaattgagttgtcacctccagtgtacgtgtgttccgcggagttgactctagggagattaaagtcccctagaatcagaatgtgtgtgaaaccgagacgagtagagtgggatagtccttccagcatacgactatcgtactcgatgtcggcagttggcttcctgtaaatgactccgactagacacctggaagtactagacaatcttacagagcaccatatggattcctcaagattgttaaactcgaggttgtgaacttggtgcacctccaagcaagagcttatgtacatggctactccgcccccaattcctgtttttctgtcgttgcggaacaaagtcatcccaggtaatgctaactcatggtccgagaactgagaagatatccaggtttcagatattcctatcagatgggccttattagcgttgctaagttcacgtaattcatccagtttgtttggtagactcgcggcgttcatatataagcagtttatgctttcaatttggaacgcgtgagcttcgtcctgtttttctgtatgagccttatgtgaatgggcaggtagcccacctatatgaggtttgccgaggtggtaggccctgtcctttacacgtttttttatcgtttagacagtccacaagtggaatgatcagctccaacttgcttttgtgtttggtcctaacttcgtatggcctatccgggtgcatgtggattccaggtggcaatcgacgtctattagcacgaaatgcttccagaactgcagccgccgtgtgagaagatgggaaggttatcttcattagacggggtctaagatcaccgtccttcttggctagtctcgtcacatgctgagtcagtatgtgtttgagcctcaaggactgtttgatgaatttccattccctgatgtcagaatttgattgagtagggtctgcattttccggcgTACCTTGCATAATTacgtttcttccgcggaaaaacttctcgcgagattctttagggacgtttcgtatgatactgcgctcagagtacggtatgtcgggcaatattcttacgttaccatctgatttcagcaagtgacttgctagcaagacgtcctctacgtcggtagcattcttaagtgttactcggagaagcctcgggtgatttagatgcttcctcgagtgagccgggtgaccgtcaaaggctctattctaggaagttcgagcttcttgttcaattcaccccagagcattctgtcgtttttgtcctgcagactgagaggaaggtcaggattgtcaacgaggttcatgataatgagagaatcgtcacgaactgttgttaatttaccaggtttcactatgggttcaggtttaataacttgttgtttggaggtcagtgtgcgtttatgaatcttgggctctttattgaccggacgaacagtcttgggggtagactgtgcgactaaatcaccagttattttccgtgcagcaacacttgggttgctcggcttaggcggtgatgcctggttcttttgggctctcttaacgtgggtcgaatcacctgcagggtttttgggaaccactgttgtttTCGGGGACCCtaagctgggagacccgagtttacttagggagtctagtaccgtcgacataatgatggtgctgagcctcgacacgtcatcATTAGTGTTGACGGATGCTCCATCGGTGGTATACCTAtcgacatccctatttttgtatccgtcgcacgctcttgtttgtatatcagtttttttactatcgttatccaagttaactgacaacttgttccgaagacctgtcagtaggacaatgatgttactcagcaagactacagcgtccgtgctgcacgtgacacacccacttttgctctgacttgctgagtctgttgtaagcagttgctgtcagatctgtgcatgcttcgtggaaccaacctttgcagttgtcgcactgcatgccagttgtgacagcaaaacggcatcccggacgtttgcatgagtttttcatgactatgttgaagcaaactatgttatagatgcttgcaaaagCCTTAGAcctttaaaaaaacactaaaaaacacactgaaaacggacgaaaatggataaaacgagcgatataaactgaaactagtctaaacgtgaaaaacaaaaaaacccgaatagtaagctgaggcaaaaccacaggtaactattaaatacggtgaaactcaaaaacaaagtaatctaccgaacgtatagctcaggatagattctttagaactgaaatggtacttttgttgcgtaagaacacagcaaaagtttgataaatggaaatcacgttaggactaaacttcccgttcgaaaagcgcgTCAAGATTCCTTGTAATTATTAGCGTTTCCACGCCAGTCGTGGACTTTATCCATTATCATTACGTATTATCATTAATCAGCTCCTTATATCACCTCGCTCCTTACCACATTCCCTCACCCGTTGTTTGCCCAAATATTTGATTTCTTACGTGTTTAGCAGCTCGTTAAATCTATATATCTATTTACTTTTTTTCGTTCACTCAACTCTGTTCCATTCCTGAAATCGTCTATAGAATAGCCAACCACTCGAGTGTTCTATATAGTGATAGCTTCTGGTTTTAGTAATCCCTTGAATAGAACATTCATTTAGAGTGGATACAAATCTTCTTTCAAGTAACTGAGAAAATTAGTAAAACTAGTATAACAGATTGGCTAGACTACTCACATTGGACGATATCGAAGACCTGGAACCGTGCTCTGACATCAAGAAGCGAGCGCGACTGAAGCATTTCACCTGTGAAAATTTGCCACAGAAGTATTGAATATTAGAGACGCGGAAATACATCTGTAGTGCTACTCAAGTCTAATGTCTACGAATCCTGGACCTAATGAGTtgttttcaacattttatgaAGAAGTCAAGGCTATTGAGAAGCGAGATTCAGTATTAACCCCGAAGCAACAAATAGATAGACTTAATCGGCCTGGATCAACTTATTTTAATTTGAATCCATATGATGTATGCTTGGTGTAACATTGTTCAAGCAACCTAGGTTTTACAAGTGGATCCTGATGCAGCAATGGCtgatataaaaaagaaatacagACAGGTTTCATTCCCAAATTTTGTATATTCCAATTTAGCTATCTCTGCTTGTACATCCGGATAAAAACCCAGATGATATTGAAAGATCTCAGAAAGCTTTCGAAGGTATTGCTTGTTTTATTAAGTGAAATAATTGAGTAGCTGTAAACAAGGCTTACAAGACTCTGGATGACCCCGAGACTTCCCGCAAATGCAAAGAAGTAGTGGAGGAAGCGAAAGATCTTGTTGAACAAATGGTATTAGCAACCATACTACTGTCTATCATTTCTAGATGGTTGAAAAACGGAAACGTGTTAAAAAGACAAGCGGATCTATTACGATTGAAGAAGATGACCCTGAAAAGGTAGCTTGTCTGTTATTTCTAACCGTTACAGCGGCGTCATGCCATATATGTGCAAACATGCAAACTGTTCGCTGATCTTGAGAGATTAAGGGTGGAAGAAGAGCAAAAACAGTGTTCAGAAAGGTTTGTCTTTGtcggatttttttaaaaaaagctcGACTTGTGCAAAAACATTATTGATCCTATGTCTAAGCTGTAATCGATGGTTCTACTCTGTTATCTCATATGACTTAAGTGATATATCCCTATTAAGCTTCAGAAAAATTCAACGATCTAGTATACCAGAGGCTTCTGGATGACATTTAGGAGTCCCTCTAGAGTCTTGACTTACTCTCATCAAATTTATCTTAATCGTGTTAATTTATTTCCCCAAATTTCCGAGCACGAAACACCATGGGTCGTCATCTTGTGTAACTTCTTCGAAAGCATTTCTCAGAACTAACACTGCTATTTATTGGTCTGATACCACACTGTGTAAATTTTCTGTGACTTCACATATCTAAACAAATTTTGCGTGCGCTATCTGGGGAACGGGTGACGCTCTTTAGGTTTAACTCATCTatttttttttttctactttctAAAACCACCTAACTGATTTTTCATTGCCTATCCACTAGCCTTGAGATACATCAGTTAAATTTTCGTTTCTAAATCTATAGGGGAAAACTTAGGTATTTTTGTTTTTCGACGATTTATATACCCAGACATCCATCGAGCGCACAGGAAAATAGTTCTGTTCGGTAAGGATTTTGACAAAATGGAGTTTTCGGAATATCCTAAGCAAAAGTACTTAGGATTCGTCCCGTAACTCGAATTCGAGTATTTAACTACAGATATCTTTGGGATATCCCTCATATTATAATCAGTGGTCGAGCCTATCTATGTAGGCTAGATTATTCTGAAGATGGTTGATGGGTTTGTAAGCCTTTGTCGACTGTGGTGTTTGTGATATGGTACGTATGTTTGGTCTGCCTGTCCAGTTTGTCATGATCGATGTAAAACATCACAATAATGCCAATCAGTTCTCGTTACCATACTTCAGGGTAACGATATGTAACCATAGTAAATAGCAAACAAGTTAAAATAATCCTAACATCAATGACAGTGAAAAATTACTATCTGATCTTTCATCGCGTTGGTAGTTTAGAACCTATTAGACATTCATAACACACCACTCTTCAATCAGTAAAGACTTACGTTGTGATGTATTCTAGCCCAAAATTTTAATATACTCCACTCTAATTTAGTTGAAATTTTTTAGTAGACTTCATTCGGAAAGCATTGTCCAACATCAAACAGCTCCAAATGAAAACCACAAACTTTGTATAGTaagtatagtaataataataagcatgTCGTTATCCAGCCCGGGTTAGGAGTTCATCGCCCACATCCTCCAAATCGTGTGATCTTGAGGGATAGTACGATTTTCACTTGGTATCATCAATAGGCATCTGTGGAAAATCCGTTACTCTTGTTTACGAAAGGTATTATCTATTCATCATGCACACATAATATTTATGTCCACTCATCTGTAACTCCTTTCGTTGATTCTCATATTTTCCATTAGAAAACGCAAAGCTGAAGAGGAGGAGGAAGGAAGAAAACTCATGGCGTATGACAAAGAGTGGAAAAAGAATTATGAAGTTAGTGTATATTCGTCTTTTTTGTATGTATTTCCATGATGGTTCCTATAAAGCTCCCCAAAAACGCCGACTTTTCATCGTATCTTTAAAATTATCGTCGTAATGAATTAACAAATGAGGACAGGGGTTCATCAAACCTGATAGTTCTGTTTAGTTTCGCATAGAATTGGTTGATGATGGAAAAAATGACTGCATATATCAACTAACTGCTTTGGTCTTTATCAGGACCGTTAGTAAATTTAGAAATACcactttttaattaaaatttcgTTAAAGTATTACTTTAATTAAGTCGAATACATTCTCAATTTCAAGAAGTGGTTTTGTCCTAATGATAGACagacaaaaagaaagaaattactGGATAATTTAAAGGTATGTCAGTTCGATTCCCCTCGTTTCAAATCAGCATAACAAAAATATGACAGAACAAGGTGAATGACGTAAAATAATGATACTAACgatgatcagtcagtcagtcagtcagtcaataacaacgcagaacttcgtacgtacgtacatcagttcgagttgccacaccacattagcctagagatgcagttgtcgattcaaatcccgtagtggtagaggtaataagagtataagcagtaatcgggaagattagggtttggagatgttatttaaagagtataatacagtgaaataaatttggaaagaggaaaaaagggacatgaaggattcagaagattagaatttggaagaacacaaagagtggatgcacctgcgccattgcaaacgattttgagccatgtcattcagggtctccaaccatcggttgctatcatctcgcggtccccaaccaggtagtctacacctaccaacatgactcagttcacttgtcagtgacttcatggacttgtgccatgttttggtttggccgcccctagctttcttccaacctactcacataccactgaacatcgcacgtcgaggcagtcggtcgttgggcatacgtaacacgtgtccaagccatctcaactgatcaagtttcactacgtcatcaattgatttgccatccttacctagtacccgtttcctaacaactgcattacttactcgatggtcccacgatatacgagcaatatttcgaagacacctatgatcaaatactagtaacctacgaatatcctctactcttaccggccatgtttcactgccataaagtaggacggaacgaactgctgcgcagtaaacccgtcctttggttgatagacggatatctcgcctacgccataaatgacgcaagttggcaaaagctaatcgagccttctgtatccgtgctgagatttcgtcacacactaaac from Schistosoma haematobium chromosome ZW, whole genome shotgun sequence includes:
- the DNAJC8_1 gene encoding DnaJ (Hsp40), sub C, member 8, variant 3 (EggNog:ENOG410VA5Z~COG:O), producing the protein MMVEKRKRVKKTSGSITIEEDDPEKRRHAIYVQTCKLFADLERLRVEEEQKQCSERKRKAEEEEEGRKLMAYDKEWKKNYEESRVNRVASWRDFKAKKSKTSKGIGGLKPPKTKMEQRPG
- the DNAJC8_1 gene encoding DnaJ (Hsp40), sub C, member 8 (EggNog:ENOG410VA5Z~COG:O~BUSCO:EOG091G0MI7), with translation MSTNPGPNELFSTFYEEVKAIEKRDSVLTPKQQIDRLNRPGSTYFNLNPYDVLQVDPDAAMADIKKKYRQLSLLVHPDKNPDDIERSQKAFEAVNKAYKTLDDPETSRKCKEVVEEAKDLVEQMMVEKRKRVKKTSGSITIEEDDPEKRRHAIYVQTCKLFADLERLRVEEEQKQCSERKRKAEEEEEGRKLMAYDKEWKKNYEESRVNRVASWRDFKAKKSKTSKGIGGLKPPKTKMEQRPG
- the DNAJC8_1 gene encoding DnaJ (Hsp40), sub C, member 8, variant 2 (EggNog:ENOG410VA5Z~COG:O) translates to MVEKRKRVKKTSGSITIEEDDPEKRRHAIYVQTCKLFADLERLRVEEEQKQCSERKRKAEEEEEGRKLMAYDKEWKKNYEESRVNRVASWRDFKAKKSKTSKGIGGLKPPKTKMEQRPG